From the Astyanax mexicanus isolate ESR-SI-001 chromosome 12, AstMex3_surface, whole genome shotgun sequence genome, the window ATTTTCTAATTTATATAGTCTAATGAATTTAAAGCAGTATTCCTGGAGTACCAGCTGGTCTGAGTACTGTGAGAGGATGAACCGCTGTCAGGAATCAGCACTTCTGACTGATCTCACTGCAGCAGACagcgttttctttttttctttttttagatatatatgtgTAGAGGAGCACCATTGGTggtcttgttttgtttgtgtgattATTTTTCATGTGATTCTTTATAAAGCTCTTTATAAATGTCGGCAGGGTGACAGACCACCAGGTATACTTCAGCAGTGTAAATCTTTTATCTGGGtcataaatcaggttaaactgcacctgaacagccgatCAGCTCAAACATGtttgagtatatttgatagttggtttGGCTCAGGGTCCGACGCTCTAAGAAACACCCGAGAAAGAGTGTTTTGCCTCCTCTTTCTTGGTGTGTATGATGGTTGAACACAGTGTTAGCCACAGccggcagttagtgttctcctccaagcgtgtttagcAGTCTAATGACGTTACCTTAATAAGTACAAGGAAATGAAATAATAGCTGGTGGTAACTGACTGATTGCTACAGATTAGGAGGATAAAGATTGGGTTAAAGAAGCACAGGATCCTCCTTAAAAGTTTGACATTTTTAAGCGTAGTCAGTTTGgaacatggagaaacagcagagaTGCTTTAgctcatagctgtagtaatagtTATTACCTGGGtattaaatcaggttaaactgcacctgaacagccgttcaGCTCAAATGTGTGTGAGTATATTTTAAGCGTGTTTAGCAGTCTAATGACGTTACCTTAATAAGTATAAAGAAATGAAATAATAGCTGATGGTAACTGACTGATTGCTACAGATTAAGAGGATAAAAATTAGGTTAAAGAACCACAGGTTCcgttttaaaagttaaaagtatgtttttaagCACAGTCAGCGGCGGGTCCAGTCTGACTGCTGTTTTGAGTGTTTCAGATTTTTCATTTCTACACATTTTGTCTATAGAGGAGTCTCTAGATGACTCAGGTCTAAACACGGTGCAGCACTTTTTAAACAGACAATACTGGTGTTTCCATCAATTTAAACATTGAAAAGCTAATTGTttaaaatttcctttttttttaaccaattttcCCCACAACCAGCTGGCTGGTTTAGTTCAGTATCGAGCACAACAGACACTAAAAATACAAACGCTTAACCTCAGTATTAACAATAGTAGATTATAatgaaattaaaagtaaaatcagGTTTAGTGCACTTGCTGAAGATGATTTAATGTTTGTTGTTGAAACTGTGATCTGCTTTAATGGTGTAAAGTGCTGTTTATAATAGACTAAGAGCCTGAGGagttcttttattcttttattctgctttttttttattctacagctTCTTCTATCAGCACTTGATACTGGAAATAATTCACTTGGTGTTAATACTAGGTATTATTAAGTATGATGAGACACATCTTCAACACTAATTGCATTAAAAACATTGAGGTTTCTTAGTAAATGTAGAAAAACCAGCACTAGATCTTTATTTACAGGATCATTAAACTCCAGTCTGAGCTCCTCaggtgaaattaagtttattcaTGCAGCACGGCACACTGAAACAATGCTAACATAGATTAGCTTTATTATAAAGGGGTTTAGAGCCATGCacaccccccccatcccccccgccTCCAATACACAAGCTAACGTTTCCTCCAGCTGTGTGTTAATGATGAGCAACTTAAAGCAAAgatgtttttttatcattaaaacagAATTTACTTCTATTTCTGTAGAGCTATAAAGCTATTTTTGTGAATCTTCTATATGtttttaatcaataaaattaAATTCTTTTCAAAGCCTTGTCAATGTTTTTTCTATGCTTCATGTTAATTTGTGTTTTCATACAGCGCATACAGTACAtttctgtgtatgtgtttaagataaagataaaaatgaaGTTTTTTGGTTGAATTCTCAGGTTTAATTCAAGTTTActgaattaaacaaaatattCCTAATTATTGAGGAATTATAGGTTTTGCTGACTCTGCTTTAAAGTAAAATAGGACTAGAAATAAAGCAAGATGTGATTAAAAGTTAAGATTTTCAACTTTGATTCAAgtaattaaactaattatttagagattacttaattttttcaatgatataaatataaacaaatataaataaatataaaacatatagcgaagttaaataaaattaaatataatgttaataataaaggATCTCCCAATAAGTTTGGTTGCATCTTtctttaaacagttatttactgtatgtctTACTAGTGTTCGTTATAATGATTAGTTGagacatttaatttaatgtttattactgtggtaagtactgttaattacaaCCCTTATTACAGTGTTAACAGATTAAGCAATAACACAGTGCACAGTGGGGGGTTACAGGGTTTCCTCTCTCAGGGAACAGTGTCTCCGGCGCTTGGTGCCGCTCGGTCGGTCGGTGAGCTGGTAGCAGGGCATGCACCACACGCTGTCCTCCGGCACGATCTGCACACCACTACTGCTCCTGAACGGCCTCAGAGCACAAGAACCTGCAGACAAATCACCATATCAAACACCATGTCAAACACCATGTCAAACACCATGTTAAACACCATATCAAACACCATATCAAACACCATGTTAAACACCATATCAAACACCATATCAAACACCATGTTAAACACCATATCAACACCATATTAAACACCATATCAAACACCATGTTAAACACCATATCAAACACCATATCAAACACCATGTTAAACACCATATCAAACACCATATCAAACACCATATCAAACACCATGTTAAACACCATATCAAACACCATGTTAAACACCATATCAAACACCATATCAAACACCATATCAAACACCATGTTAAACACCATATCAAACACCATGTTAAACACCATATCAAACACCATATCAAACACCATGTTAAACACCATATCAAACACCATGTTAAACACCATATCAAACACCATATCAAACACCATGTTAAACACCATATCAAACACCATATCAAACACCATGTTAAACACCATATCAAACACCATGTTAAACACCATATCAAACACCATATCAAACACCATGTTAAACACCATATCAAACACCATGTTAAACACCATATCAAACACCATATCAAACACCATGTTAAACACCATATCAAACACCATGTTAAACACCATATCAAACACCATGTTAAACACCATATCAAACACCATATCAAACACCATGTTAAACACCATATCAAACACCATATCAAACACCATGTTAAACACCATATCAAACACCATATCAAACACCATGTTAAACACCATATCAAACACCATATCAAACACCATGTTAAACACCATATCAACACCATATTAAACACCATATCAAACACCATGTTAAACACCATATCAAACACCATATTAAACACCATATCAACACCATATCATAGTAGTGTTTTTAATGCAGCcgagcctttacaaaattaaaggggctaaaaaatcagtttaaattattaaaacaagcaAACCATATAAGATTtaaataagaagaaataaaataattcagaataaaatgatttgcagacaggctaaaatgtaaagaaataaaacaaagagataaataattaaaatacaccAACATTATCAAAAAGGCTATCCTTcgatccatccaaccatccatccatccatacatccaacaatccatccatctatttaaccatccatccattcaaccatccatccatccatccatccatccatccaaccatccattcaaccatccatccatccatccatccatccatccatccatccaaccatccatccatccatccatccatccatccaacaatccatccatctatttaaccatccatccattcaaccatccatccatccatccatccatccaaccatccatccatccatccatccatcaaccatccatatatccatccatccatccaccaaccatccatccatccatccatccatccatccatccatccatccatccaacaatccatccatctatttaaccatccatccattcaaccatccatccatccaaccatccatccatccatccatccatccatccaccaaccattcatccatccatccatccatccatccaacaattcatccatccatccaactaaccatctatccatccatccaattaaatgaattaaactcaaatcAGCATTTTACTTCATTTAAAGTTCAGTGTAAGAGTTTAAACCGGCCGCAGTTTTACCCAGGATGAAGTAAGCAGTGATGCTGAGGCAGAGGATGATGAGGAAGATGGTACCCGGCCCCACGTCCAGCAGGGTGCAGGCGTTGGGGCAGCAGCAGGGGCTCTCCACCCGGATCTGCAGGGGCGGAGCGAGACTGAAGCTCAGGCTGTAGGAGATGGAGCGGTTGGTGCTGCAGTGATAGTGAACCACGGTCTGAGCCTCAGAGTGAGAGGAGGAGGCTGGAGGAGATCCAATATATTATCAGTAATAATCAATAACTCATTAATTCAAGTAAAACCAGTTTAAATCAGTATGaggatatattatatatttacacttCATAGTTAACCTACCTAAATAGAAGACGGAGAGAGTCTTCGTTGATTCATTATAGTGAAATTTATTTCCCTCGTGTCGTCCGTAGTTCACATAACGATTTGTATGAGTTTTACTCCTGTAAACAAACAATAacaatactcactattacacaGCTGAAATgcagtatacagtacaggccagaagtttggacacaccttctcttcttctgtgcgttttctttattttcatgattatttacattatagattctcacaaaaaatgagctgaacctccacagtcaccggacctgaacccaatccagatggtttggggtgagctggagcacagagtgaagaagacaaaggagcaacaagtgctaataaacacctctgggaactccttccttccttcaagactgttggaaaacttttcatttcaggtggccacctcttaaagctcattgagagaatgatgccaagagtgtgcaaagcagtaatcagagaaaAGGGggctattttcaaatttcaaattccTTACGTAAAAAAAACTCCTGGGCtgattttgcagtgttttttggGTCCTTCCTGATCATATTCTCCTGAATACTATTTATTCTCATGTGTTACTGTCCACTAAACACCTGTCCTCACCTTAAAATCAGGCAGGCGGCCACGTCAGTGCAGTCGGTGACAGGGAACTCCTCCGGCTCAGAGAAGGGGAGACACGGGCTGAAGGAGAGCAGGACCTCGGTGTCCTGCGGCGGATCCTCATGCGGGACGTGTCTGGTGCGCTCCAGGAACCCCTGAGCGTCCCCCAGCGACTGCAGGTCAATCAGGCCGCTCCCGTCCCACAGGATACACTTACACTGATTCACTTTAATACAGCCTGTCCTCCTTCTCACCGACGCCAGAGACACAGACGGGGACAGCAGCTGAGACACAGACAGCAGGACACACTGTCCCCAACACACGCAGAGAACCAGCAGAGCTGCAGGACGTCCCATGGCGTAAACGTCCCAGTGCTACCCTGACGAGTCTCCTCTCGGCGGAGGGGACGGAGTAGAATTCACAGCAGAGTGAGATCTGCTCACTCAGTAGTGATCCTGCCGTCACATTCCTACAGCTCCCTACAACCGGCTCACTCCCAGATATGTGCAAAATTATTACTACAGAACCAGAATTCTAATTACAACTAAAAGTCCTCTATCAAAAAAAGTGACATAAattagaagttgaagtgttctttaaagcagatctctggtgtaaaatgtacttttgctgtagtaaaacatgataaaaagttcttatctttgatgaatagcacacctccgttctcccacagcgttcagagatccagaaattttaacagtttatccaacaaacactcttcagactgggagatacggggcataatttaccctgataaatcactttttacaccgttatccagctcaaagtagctccacacctccttactagaatccggagagtcctgatatttaaaacgaggcattaataacttaaaaagtgcagaagaagctcattaaaaaacactgtttacatcctataaaactactagcttcagctccaagcaccgtgtctgcagtttatagaataaaacaacaatgttcattttactcaaaaagtcAAGTTAGAGAAACCAATtgttttgaagtggtctctttttccagagctatatatatatgtgtgaattttagtaaaaaaaaagcttcttatctgtgcagtaagtgtttattataggatataaaacatacttatagttaaaaatgagaattcctgaATTCCTTGTTGcgctttactgtatttatgtttatttgcatctgtttaaatcatatatgtggtgcttttttcaggcaaaaacattcatattgctgagataaatggattagtgtaatttgctttagtgcctaaaactaaatatatatatatatatatatatatatatatatatatatatatatatatatatatatatatggtacatATATGTGAtcgtgttaaaaaaaacagtggcGTTCTCCTTTAAATCAGGCAGAATAGAGGATCCCAGAGCCACTGATCACTGAtgacagctacacacacacacacacacacacacacacacacacagcccgctgttatctctctctctcaggcctgTGTGTGTATTGATGTGTTTTTGAGGACGGGATGGATTTCAGTGTGAAGAAACTCGCCTGCGATGCCGGAGTTTTCTTTTCTCGAGCTGTTCAGGTAAAAtaaatcattatcattattattattattaatattattattatcatcatcatcctcctgcAGCTCTCAGTCCTCCCCCGGTTTACCCTCACTCTGCCGGATCTGCTGTAACCGCAAGCCCGTTATACAGAACCGACCCCCCGGATACACCGCTTTACTGATCATACAGATCATACCCTGCAGCTGTCTCACCGCCCGCAGCGATATACCCCCGCGATACCGCCGCTCTTACTACCGATCTGTACAGTATATACTGAATTACAGACAAATCACTCTATACTGTGTATTAATTAACTATTTAACTACTTATCTAACTAATAAACTAACTATACTATCTGTTAAACAGCTGAGGTTTATAGAAATATCAGATAAAGTGATGAATAgagatttgtttttatttcccaGCGGAAATTAAACTCGTGTTGCATCACGAGAGCAGCTGTGCCACAAATCCAGATCCGTGAAGTGAGAATCCGGTTCGTGGTTTAGTTGTAACCGCAGGGCTGAGGCTGTGAACAGCGGCGCTCTAGTGGCGCCACTCAGGCAGCTGGAGCAAAAACCCGGAGCGGATTttactgtatctgtgtgtgttatctgtgtggaacaaaagaaaaactaaaatatgaaaaattaaattaaaataaataatgcgtgtctgtatttgttttatgtgggaaaataaatcaatacaaaataacaataaaatattatcagtCAGCCTgagtctgtcacaataattgttgTTTCacattggatttaaaaataaacatttttaaatattagaaatgaataaaacaaacataaaatgctgtttttaaactatatcaatattcaatattaatGGGATTAcctcactgagaaaaaaaaaaaacgtattgtgGAATATTGTCCAAAAAGTccgaaaaaatatattaaagccaTGGGCATATATAgcatgataagtcaataatgttgttgttattattacagaCTAAATCTCTCCCTAGTAGAATTTTTATATTATGTAAACTTCTattgataaattgtttaaaactTGAACTATAATGAATCGTTTGTTCAACCAAAAATaccttcttttgttttctttaaggatcagtatataaatatagtaataataaatacagaaaagaaacaagaaaagtGGTGAAACACCATATACTGAAAAAACGTGCTAAAATTAAAGATCTCATATGATTGTAACCAAACTCAATAGCTTATATATCAGTGTTTTTAGAGTTATTAGAGACAGACTAATGCAGCTGATTATAATCAGTGTGGAAATAAATAGATTTGTTGACTCCATCTGTCTTCTCTCAGTATACAGAGGAGAAACTGGGCCAGGCCGAGAAGACGGAGTTGGACGCTCACTTTGAGAGCTTGCTTGCCAGAGCAGACTGCACCAAGAACTGGACCGAGAAAatctacagacagacagaagttCTGCTACAGCCAAACCCAAGTGAGCAGATCATCCTTTATACACACGTTTAGTTTTATAAACATGTGAGAAATCAGTTCAGCTCCCAAACTGAAACTAAAAGTACAACTCTATTGTCTATATCATCTCAAGCCAAATTGCATTGAAAAATAAAGGTACTATGAGTCAAAAGTTCtgttaaatcacattttaaaatgcGCATCAACTCAAAAACATCAGTGTGATGCAGCTGAAATGGTTTATTCCCATTATCTGCTGTTAGAACTCCTGTTATCACATGATGATTTGAACTTATGAACTCCTCTTACTTAATCTGcagcagttagaccgtagggccgGCCCAGAGCTGTGAAATTAGACTgcataaaaaaacacagttcTGAGTAAATTAACCCTTTCGTTGTGTCTTGGACTCCAGAAACTCTGGAGATCATAAGTTCACATCCCATCAACACTggagtgggaatcacagggcagctcacgatacaatattatcacaatacataaAAACAAGACAGTTCTCTtcgatactttacagcatctgtgttactaaagaggataaaataccagaaattatgggGCTGATAAATAAAGGGGTCAGTcagtcttagggagtttaaagCACCTATGATTCAATTAAAATTCTGATATTTGACACCATGattaatattacaaataaatgatACACCATggtaaatatattacaatatcaatattttgtccgaCCCCTAATCAATACCATTGTCCTCCATGTTCAGGAGTAGAAATGCTTCCCTTCATGTAATGCAGATTTAACTTCTTGaacaatacagtatacagtattttcaGTTTCAGCTGCAcctcatttattaatatttatattattatttattttatagaagtcaaatataatttattaagaCTATATCGATTTATGAGAACTTAGCTTCATTATTTTGCTTAATAGTTCTCATATTTCATAGtgtagtttctgtttttttgtatttttttgaaattttgctacaaaatatataaaaaaaaatatatatatatatattttgtatttgcgAATGGGAGAATTTTCTCATTGCCAGCTGGGAActgttggtgtgtttgtgtttttgtgttgtgttcttGTATAATACTGTGGATATGAGAAAGGCCCTATTtaaattcaacttttttttattattattataatagttattaataatttatttggcAGTAGTTGTTTTGTTTATGGGCTCAGATCTCGTACCCTTCTTACACTGCAGGCTTTCTTTCCACCATCAGTCAGTAGCCTGTATAGATGATATTAGTCTGAGTAAAGATGTTATTAAGTGCGTTTGGGTGTGTCGTGTTTATAATAGCATGTCTGAGAGTGGCAGTACCGTCTAACCTCTGACTCTTTAACCCTCCTCATGCCACAGTTGATCACACTGGTAAGTATCTCCCTTTTTAACAGAGCCCCGACTAAACCGCGGGCTGTTCCTCATCCATGCCATCCGAAGGATGAtgtacactatactgccaaaagtattcactgaATCACTGAACTCAGACGTCTGGCAATCTAATGGACGAGTCTGGGTTTTGGTGGTTGTCAGGAAAACGGTACTTGCCTGACTTTACTGTgccgagtgtaaagtttggtagaggggggatcattatgatcattattattatggtaTGAGGTTGTATTTCAGGAGTTGGGCTCTGCCTCTTAGTTCCAGTTAAAGAACTCTTCATTTCTTCACCATACCAAGCGATTCTAGACAATTTTATCCTCCCAACTTTTGGGGACAATCTTtttgagtcctgacctcaacctgataaAACACCTTTTGAAAGAATTAGAGTGGAGACTGTGATACTGACGATTTTTTTCATCCAACATCAGTGTTTGAGCTCACACATGCTCTTCACTTCTGgaggaatggtcaaaattttccataaacacataaacacactcctaaaccctgtggaaagcctttccagaaaCACAATGGATTTATAATACaatcaaatacttttggcaatatactgTATTACCTTTTAAAGTGGAAATAAACCATTTAGACCAGTTGAAGGTCTTGATGGGGGTTCATTGTGAGTGCTGATGGAGTGTGTTTAAGACAGAGCTATACACCAGTTCTTGGTCGGTATCTGTGTACCGTAATTACAGTGTCTTCATCTCCTCATCAGGATTCAGAGTCACTGTGTGCATTTatttactgaaacactcagatCACCTCATTGTGTCGTCCAGACGTTTCACTGTCTGTGTTTCTGTAGCAGCGTCTGTCTGATCATGATATATGAAGAAATAGTTGCtttaaaacaaatgttttctgcaaataatcaGCGATATAAGATACAGTATCAGTGCAAAGTTTGCTCATACtaatcttctcattcaatgtgttttcatgattttaccattgtaaatttaatatttgaGAACTTGAAAACTATACAGAAACACAAgtgaaaacaaaaagtgttaaacaaactagaatatgttttatacttctaATTTTCTAAGTATTTACATTTAgctttaatgaaaataaaattgcattaaattaagagaaaccttgaatgagaagttgtgtgcaaacatttgactggtagtatacatctatattttttatagttattGTCTGCATTTTTTGGTTGATTGTCTTTAGATTTAAAGGATGTTACGACTTCAGATGGTTCTAGACCTTCTGTATTTTTTGTGTTATATCCATTTATTGTGTAGCAAGTCGATGACATAATAAATGAGAAGCTCAATCAAGCTCAATTGAGGGAAAAAGAACTAGATCTTACAGATTAGTTCAGTTTAGTGTTATCAGTACACAGATGTGATTGACAGGTGGCAAATGAATTCAGAAAATGTGGATAAAAGCACAGTTTAGTATTAGAATATTTGTTTTAGGTTCTGTTTTAGTTGTTTCAGCGGCCCACACTCAGAGCGGCCCACCGGGAATTGTTCCAGAACTCCCGATGGCCAGTTTACTCCTGATTGGATGGTTGTAATCCTGTACATTTCTTCTTTGCATTTTCGGTTTTGTTTGTGGTAGCTGTGTGTCCTCAGAGAAGTCTGTTTTTGATTGATATATGTCAGTTTCCTTTGTATATTTGAAGAATGATATTTGATAATTCTAGGTCTCTTTTATCATTATGTGTTTTTGTCAGGTGCCAGGATCGAGGAATTCCTTTATGAAAAACTTGATAGAAAACTTCCGTATCGAGCCACTAATGGAGAAATTCTGGGCCAGTATATGCTCGAAGCGGCCAAAGAGTTTGGACCAGGAACACCGTATGGTAAGAGCCGACATATAGAGCAGGATATAGAATAATCAGAGTCAGATGcaagtttataattttacctcttttacacaagttagaacagGTCTGTGGGCTGTATGAGggatgttcatgaagttctttacacaaaatcactctcatatatagataaagatctcaccagctctattcttctTATTTTCAGAATGatctgtttaagggctctgtcacttttatgcaaatgagctgttgctggccacgcatAATAGCCATGTATAATGAGCGTTTAACAGTTTAGTGGTGACTTTCCCAGGTAGCATGTGGAGCAGAGTGGTTGAGCTCCATCTGCTGACTTGCAGAGTACaatagttacagatccctccttcagacaaagtctattGGCTAATTTTAATGCTGTAAACTGTCTTGAGGTTCTCAACCACAATTAATGAAACAATGTTTGTTTAACTTATCTAGTGAATGTGGGTTAATGGGTGGTCCAGACTGGTTTAATgcacatttctttattttgacgactcaataagggagcatccaaacagctcatgATTTTTGACGCCAAAACCTTAATTTTAAGTGTTTGACAGAAAACGTATGGATGCGTGTTTTTCACA encodes:
- the LOC111192733 gene encoding uncharacterized protein LOC111192733; the protein is MGRPAALLVLCVCWGQCVLLSVSQLLSPSVSLASVRRRTGCIKVNQCKCILWDGSGLIDLQSLGDAQGFLERTRHVPHEDPPQDTEVLLSFSPCLPFSEPEEFPVTDCTDVAACLILRSKTHTNRYVNYGRHEGNKFHYNESTKTLSVFYLASSSHSEAQTVVHYHCSTNRSISYSLSFSLAPPLQIRVESPCCCPNACTLLDVGPGTIFLIILCLSITAYFILGSCALRPFRSSSGVQIVPEDSVWCMPCYQLTDRPSGTKRRRHCSLREETL